The proteins below are encoded in one region of Tsuneonella sp. CC-YZS046:
- a CDS encoding enoyl-CoA hydratase/isomerase family protein has translation MEQQDHDALTYVDGRVGRMRLNRPKAIHALNLNMVHAMTNALISWRDDPKVELILIDHAEGRGFCAGGDVVSIAKSARGHGAAGDAFFYQEYRMNHLMYTYTKPGLVFMDGITMGGGVGITCPAKYRIATERTVFSMPETGIGLFPDVGGGRYLSRLPGRLAQYLGLTGARLDGAECFATRLATHYIPSDRLEDVKEQICMHPEGVLSILDAASETPPEPKIFEQLDDINRLFASDRLEDVMLALEADKSEWAQKQLGIMKSKSPLSCKITLRLLMVSPHISDFADEMRLEFGIVHRLFRQHDFIEGVRALLLDKDNNPQWNPATPEGVTDALLNDIFRPLGSQREWRPIDLERH, from the coding sequence TTGGAACAACAAGATCATGACGCGCTGACCTATGTCGACGGCCGGGTAGGCCGGATGCGGCTCAATCGCCCCAAGGCCATCCATGCGCTGAACCTCAACATGGTCCATGCGATGACCAATGCGCTGATTTCATGGCGTGACGATCCGAAAGTGGAACTGATCCTGATCGATCATGCGGAAGGCCGGGGTTTCTGCGCGGGCGGGGATGTGGTTTCGATCGCCAAGAGCGCGCGCGGGCACGGCGCGGCGGGCGACGCCTTCTTCTATCAGGAATACCGGATGAACCATCTGATGTATACCTACACGAAGCCCGGCCTCGTGTTCATGGATGGCATCACGATGGGCGGCGGCGTCGGCATTACCTGTCCGGCGAAATACCGCATCGCGACAGAGCGGACCGTGTTCTCCATGCCGGAAACCGGCATCGGCCTGTTCCCGGATGTGGGCGGCGGCCGTTATCTCTCGCGGCTTCCCGGCAGGTTGGCCCAATATCTCGGCCTGACCGGCGCGCGGCTGGACGGCGCGGAATGTTTCGCCACCCGCCTTGCCACCCATTACATACCCTCGGATCGGCTGGAGGACGTCAAGGAGCAGATCTGCATGCATCCCGAAGGGGTGCTGTCCATCCTCGATGCGGCCTCGGAAACGCCGCCCGAGCCGAAGATCTTCGAGCAGCTGGACGACATCAATCGCCTGTTCGCTTCGGACCGGCTGGAAGATGTGATGCTGGCGCTGGAAGCGGACAAGTCCGAATGGGCGCAGAAGCAGCTGGGGATCATGAAGAGCAAGTCGCCGCTGTCCTGCAAGATCACGCTGCGCCTGCTGATGGTCAGCCCGCATATCAGCGATTTCGCCGATGAGATGCGGCTTGAGTTCGGCATCGTCCATCGCCTGTTCCGCCAGCACGATTTCATCGAAGGCGTGCGCGCGCTGCTGCTGGACAAGGACAACAATCCGCAGTGGAACCCGGCCACCCCGGAAGGTGTCACCGATGCGCTGCTCAACGATATTTTCCGCCCGCTCGGCAGCCAGCGCGAATGGCGGCCGATCGACCTGGAACGGCATTGA
- a CDS encoding PHA/PHB synthase family protein — MATKTSQTDEAEQAATGNYCVESYRKLGEAVGAFFRQPPVYKPSRRYDALAVFSAWNDVVSGAFAHPDKVLRAQADAWSEWGRFWTNIWDTSGEVEPVAAPERGDRRFKGEEWDKNPFYRSVKESHLLIARQMRELIEASTEADPSKRALASLLLEQYLNAVAPTNFVVTNPDVLRRTVDTGGANLVAGFANLLSDITEGRGIIRRRTDDNAFELGKNLAATPGEVIYQNDLMQLIQYAPATKTVRARPLLYVPPLVNKYYMIDLQPRSSLVKWLVDQGQTVFLISWVDPNESHRHCEVDDYVGRGVLEALDKVIECTGESSVDLFGFCMGGTLIAMADAVLAARGEIDKVGTSTLIGALVDFEDMKEWSAFVNEAHVDALEGHIETKGYIDKDELHQLFAMMRANDLIWSSWVSHYLLDKDSPPSDLLFWFEDGSHIPQAFLRSYNRKLLLEDHLRVSGAVELLGEKLDLGKVTAPLMIVGLKDDHVSAWPSVYRGHQYFGGPVEFVLGGSGHNAGVINPPAANKHGYWTNPGLASDAGAWLQNAGKHEGSWWPHWVQWLEKNDKGGQVPARKPGCSKLKPIEPAPGSFVLKPERLQDA, encoded by the coding sequence ATGGCGACCAAAACCTCCCAGACCGACGAAGCCGAACAAGCCGCGACCGGCAATTATTGCGTCGAATCCTACCGGAAGCTGGGGGAGGCGGTCGGCGCCTTCTTCCGTCAGCCGCCGGTTTACAAGCCCTCGCGGCGTTACGATGCGCTTGCGGTGTTTTCCGCGTGGAACGACGTGGTGTCCGGCGCTTTCGCCCATCCCGACAAGGTGCTCAGGGCGCAGGCGGATGCCTGGTCCGAATGGGGCAGGTTCTGGACCAACATATGGGACACGTCCGGCGAGGTTGAGCCGGTCGCGGCTCCGGAGCGGGGCGACCGGCGCTTCAAGGGCGAGGAATGGGACAAGAATCCCTTCTATCGCAGCGTCAAGGAAAGCCATCTGCTGATCGCTCGGCAGATGCGCGAATTGATCGAGGCATCGACCGAAGCCGATCCTTCCAAGCGCGCGCTGGCGTCGCTGCTGCTCGAGCAATATCTCAACGCGGTGGCGCCTACCAATTTCGTCGTGACCAATCCCGATGTGCTGCGCCGCACGGTCGACACCGGCGGGGCGAATCTGGTGGCGGGCTTCGCCAACCTGTTGAGCGACATCACCGAAGGGCGGGGCATCATCCGCCGCCGCACCGATGACAATGCGTTCGAGCTGGGCAAGAACCTCGCCGCCACGCCGGGCGAGGTGATCTACCAGAACGACCTGATGCAGCTTATCCAGTATGCGCCCGCCACCAAGACGGTGCGGGCGCGGCCGCTGCTCTATGTGCCGCCGCTGGTGAACAAATATTACATGATCGACCTCCAGCCCAGGAGCAGCCTCGTCAAATGGCTGGTCGATCAGGGGCAGACCGTTTTCCTGATTTCCTGGGTCGATCCCAATGAAAGCCACCGCCATTGCGAGGTGGACGACTACGTCGGCCGCGGAGTTCTGGAAGCGCTGGACAAGGTCATCGAATGCACCGGCGAAAGCTCGGTCGATCTGTTCGGTTTCTGCATGGGCGGCACCCTGATCGCGATGGCCGATGCGGTGCTGGCCGCGCGCGGCGAAATCGACAAGGTGGGCACCAGCACGCTGATCGGCGCGCTGGTCGATTTCGAGGACATGAAGGAATGGTCCGCCTTCGTGAACGAAGCGCATGTCGATGCGCTGGAAGGCCATATTGAAACCAAGGGTTATATCGACAAGGACGAACTGCATCAGCTGTTCGCCATGATGCGCGCCAACGACCTGATCTGGTCGTCCTGGGTCAGCCATTATCTGCTCGACAAGGATTCCCCGCCATCCGACCTGCTGTTCTGGTTCGAGGACGGCTCGCATATTCCGCAGGCATTCCTGCGTTCCTACAACCGCAAGCTGCTGCTGGAAGATCATCTGCGCGTGTCCGGCGCGGTGGAATTGCTGGGTGAAAAGCTCGATCTGGGCAAGGTGACCGCGCCGCTGATGATCGTCGGCCTCAAGGACGATCATGTTTCCGCCTGGCCCAGCGTCTATCGCGGCCACCAGTATTTCGGCGGGCCGGTGGAATTCGTGCTGGGCGGTTCCGGCCACAATGCCGGGGTCATCAATCCCCCAGCCGCCAACAAGCATGGCTACTGGACCAATCCGGGGCTTGCTTCCGATGCCGGGGCCTGGCTGCAGAACGCGGGCAAGCACGAAGGGTCCTGGTGGCCCCACTGGGTGCAATGGCTGGAAAAGAACGATAAGGGTGGGCAGGTGCCCGCCCGCAAGCCGGGATGCAGCAAGCTGAAACCGATCGAGCCCGCTCCGGGGTCGTTCGTGCTCAAGCCGGAACGGCTTCAGGACGCCTGA
- a CDS encoding acyl-CoA dehydrogenase family protein translates to MTGQFQLTEDQLAIQEMARRFTADNITPNAGRWDEEHHFPRETILQAAELGFGGIYVSEEAGGIGLGRLEAAIIMEAMSYGCPSTSAFISIHNMATWMIDRFGGEALKEKYLPDLVSMERIASYCLTEPSSGSDAAALKTRAVRDGDHYVVTGSKQFISGGGENEVYVTMVRTGEEGAKGISCLVIEKDMPGVSFGAQEKKLGWHSQPTAALILEEARVPVANLVGQEGEGFRIAMMGIDGGRLNIGACSLGGAQRCLDEAVAYTKDRKQFGKAIAEFQNTQFMLADMATELEAARALLYLAAVKVTENAPDKTRFAAMAKTFATETGSSVVDRALQLHGGYGYLQDYPIERFWRDLRVHSILEGTNQVMRMIVGRDLLK, encoded by the coding sequence ATGACAGGACAGTTCCAGCTTACCGAAGACCAGCTTGCAATTCAGGAAATGGCCCGCCGGTTCACTGCGGACAACATCACGCCGAATGCGGGCAGATGGGATGAAGAGCATCATTTCCCGCGCGAAACCATCCTGCAGGCGGCCGAGCTTGGCTTCGGCGGGATCTATGTAAGCGAGGAAGCGGGCGGGATCGGCCTGGGGCGGCTGGAAGCCGCGATCATCATGGAGGCGATGTCCTACGGCTGCCCGTCCACCAGCGCGTTCATCTCCATTCACAACATGGCGACCTGGATGATCGACCGCTTCGGCGGCGAGGCGCTGAAGGAGAAATATCTCCCCGATCTCGTCTCGATGGAGCGGATCGCCAGCTACTGCCTCACCGAGCCGTCCTCCGGCTCCGATGCGGCGGCGCTCAAGACCAGGGCTGTGCGCGACGGCGACCATTACGTCGTCACCGGATCGAAGCAGTTCATCTCCGGCGGCGGCGAGAACGAGGTCTATGTCACCATGGTCCGCACCGGCGAGGAAGGCGCGAAGGGCATTTCCTGCCTGGTGATCGAGAAGGACATGCCGGGCGTCAGCTTCGGCGCGCAGGAGAAGAAGCTGGGCTGGCATTCCCAGCCCACCGCCGCTCTTATCCTGGAAGAAGCCCGCGTTCCGGTCGCCAACCTCGTCGGCCAGGAGGGCGAAGGCTTCCGGATCGCGATGATGGGCATCGACGGCGGCCGCCTCAATATTGGCGCCTGCTCGCTGGGCGGCGCCCAGCGCTGCCTGGACGAGGCGGTGGCCTATACCAAGGATCGCAAGCAGTTCGGCAAGGCGATCGCGGAGTTCCAGAACACCCAGTTCATGCTGGCCGACATGGCGACGGAACTGGAAGCGGCCCGTGCGCTGCTCTATCTCGCGGCGGTGAAGGTGACGGAGAACGCGCCGGACAAGACCCGCTTCGCCGCGATGGCCAAGACCTTCGCGACCGAAACCGGATCGAGCGTGGTGGATCGCGCGCTCCAGCTGCATGGCGGCTATGGCTATCTTCAGGATTATCCGATCGAGCGGTTCTGGCGCGACCTGCGCGTGCATTCGATTCTGGAGGGCACCAATCAGGTCATGCGGATGATCGTGGGGCGCGATCTGCTTAAATAG
- a CDS encoding I78 family peptidase inhibitor, translated as MARFLPAFSLCALPLAACAAAPEKEVAPASPPPAVCDAEPAQSHIGHTATAESGAVLLRITGARQLRWAPPGGALTMDFRPDRLTVGYDRNMAITTIACG; from the coding sequence ATGGCTAGATTTCTGCCCGCGTTTTCGCTTTGCGCCCTGCCGCTTGCGGCCTGCGCCGCCGCTCCCGAAAAGGAAGTTGCGCCAGCCTCGCCACCGCCCGCCGTGTGCGATGCCGAGCCTGCGCAAAGCCATATCGGCCATACCGCGACCGCGGAGTCCGGGGCGGTGCTGCTGCGGATCACCGGGGCGCGGCAATTGCGCTGGGCGCCGCCCGGAGGCGCCCTGACAATGGATTTCCGGCCGGATCGGCTTACGGTGGGCTATGACCGCAACATGGCGATAACGACCATCGCATGCGGCTGA
- a CDS encoding aldehyde dehydrogenase family protein, which produces MATALELDRNEVVDEIAALVARSRAAQEQIANYTQEQVDALIRAMVWAVCKPGVSEEIAQFTVEETQLGNYEGKFLKIDRKTRATLYDIIDDKSVGIIEELPERNIVKIAKPMGVIGALSPSTNPEATPVIKAISAVKGRNSIIIAPHPRAKLTNKKIVDLMRDAIVKMGAPADLVLGIEIPSVEKTNELMRQVDRVLATGGAPMVKAAYSSGTPALGVGVGNAVITVDETANLDDAAEKIRISKTLDNAASCSSDNSVILLDAIYDEMLEKLKAQGGYVVNADEKAKLQGAIWEDGHINAKIVAQPAQFIANYAGFQVPDEVKFFIVPETGAGPDYPFSGEKMTVTMALYRARDIDEAIALTNAIQSYQGQGHSCGIYSNSDENIMKLAFGTKTSRVMVNQPQAPSNSGNLWNGMRQTFSLGCGSWGGNGTNNNISWRDLINETWVSKPLAQPKVLPSDEELFGKEIMEKI; this is translated from the coding sequence ATGGCTACCGCTCTCGAATTGGACAGGAACGAAGTCGTTGACGAAATCGCCGCGCTGGTCGCGCGTTCGCGCGCCGCGCAGGAGCAGATCGCCAATTACACGCAGGAACAGGTCGATGCCCTGATCCGCGCCATGGTGTGGGCGGTCTGCAAGCCGGGCGTGAGCGAGGAAATCGCGCAGTTCACCGTCGAGGAAACCCAGCTCGGGAATTACGAGGGCAAGTTCCTCAAGATCGACCGCAAGACGCGCGCGACGCTGTATGACATCATCGACGACAAATCGGTGGGCATCATCGAGGAACTGCCGGAACGGAACATCGTCAAGATCGCGAAGCCGATGGGCGTGATCGGCGCGCTGTCGCCCTCGACCAATCCCGAGGCGACCCCGGTTATCAAGGCGATCTCCGCCGTGAAGGGCCGCAATTCGATCATCATCGCGCCGCACCCGCGCGCCAAGCTGACTAACAAGAAGATCGTTGACCTGATGCGCGACGCCATCGTCAAGATGGGCGCTCCGGCTGATCTGGTGCTGGGCATCGAGATCCCCTCGGTCGAGAAGACCAACGAACTGATGCGCCAGGTCGATCGCGTGCTGGCCACCGGCGGCGCGCCGATGGTGAAGGCCGCCTATTCCAGCGGCACCCCGGCCCTGGGCGTGGGGGTCGGCAATGCTGTGATTACCGTGGACGAAACCGCCAACCTCGACGACGCGGCCGAGAAGATCCGCATTTCCAAGACGCTGGACAATGCGGCGTCCTGCTCGTCCGACAACTCGGTCATCCTGCTGGATGCGATCTATGACGAGATGCTGGAGAAGCTGAAGGCGCAGGGCGGCTATGTCGTCAATGCGGACGAGAAGGCCAAGCTGCAGGGCGCGATCTGGGAAGACGGCCATATTAACGCGAAGATCGTGGCCCAGCCGGCCCAGTTCATCGCCAATTACGCGGGCTTCCAGGTTCCGGACGAAGTGAAGTTCTTCATCGTGCCCGAAACCGGCGCGGGCCCGGATTATCCGTTCTCCGGCGAGAAGATGACCGTTACCATGGCGCTTTACCGCGCCAGGGACATCGACGAGGCGATCGCGCTGACCAATGCGATCCAGTCCTATCAGGGGCAGGGCCACAGCTGCGGCATCTATTCCAATTCCGACGAGAACATCATGAAGCTGGCCTTCGGCACCAAGACCAGCCGCGTGATGGTCAACCAGCCGCAGGCGCCGTCCAACTCCGGCAATCTCTGGAACGGGATGCGCCAGACCTTCTCGCTGGGCTGCGGCTCGTGGGGCGGCAACGGCACCAACAACAATATTTCCTGGCGCGACCTCATCAACGAAACCTGGGTGTCGAAGCCGCTGGCCCAGCCCAAGGTTCTGCCGAGCGATGAGGAGCTGTTCGGCAAGGAGATCATGGAAAAGATCTGA
- a CDS encoding LysR family transcriptional regulator, with the protein MDWGDLPFFLAVAEHGTLARAGALLRTDPTTVGRRIQKLERAVEARLFEHLPSGFVLTPAGERLLQKARAMERIAVEARQVGGARDAAADLTGTVRLSVAEGFGSWFVARRIRDFADRYPAVSVDLVANSGFLNPTRRETDLAVLLALPRKGPLVTRKLTDYALGLYASHAYLAEAGPIDRREALAGHRLIGYVPDIVYAPELRYLDEIPNAGPVMLRSSSINAQHRMIAAGAGIGVLPHFIGAMDRALAPILPELRILRSFWLVAHKETSTYPQVRAMMNWLRDTVKAEQHLFLPPA; encoded by the coding sequence ATGGACTGGGGTGACCTGCCATTTTTCCTGGCCGTGGCCGAACATGGCACGCTGGCGCGCGCGGGCGCCCTGCTGCGCACCGATCCCACCACCGTGGGCCGCCGCATCCAGAAGCTGGAGCGGGCGGTCGAAGCGCGCCTGTTCGAACATCTGCCCAGCGGCTTTGTCCTTACGCCCGCCGGCGAACGGCTGCTGCAGAAGGCGCGGGCGATGGAACGCATCGCCGTCGAGGCGCGGCAGGTCGGCGGCGCGAGGGATGCGGCGGCCGATCTCACCGGGACTGTGAGGCTCAGTGTCGCGGAAGGTTTCGGCAGCTGGTTCGTGGCCCGCAGGATCCGGGACTTCGCCGATCGCTACCCAGCGGTCTCGGTGGACCTGGTCGCCAATAGCGGGTTCCTCAACCCGACCAGGCGGGAAACCGACCTGGCCGTGCTGCTGGCGCTGCCGCGCAAGGGGCCGTTGGTGACCCGCAAGCTCACCGATTATGCGCTCGGGCTCTATGCCTCCCACGCCTATCTTGCCGAAGCGGGGCCGATCGACCGGCGGGAAGCGCTCGCCGGGCATCGCCTCATCGGCTATGTCCCGGACATCGTCTATGCGCCGGAATTGCGGTATCTGGACGAAATCCCCAATGCCGGCCCGGTGATGCTCCGTTCTTCCAGCATCAATGCCCAGCACCGGATGATCGCGGCCGGCGCCGGCATCGGCGTCCTTCCTCATTTCATCGGCGCGATGGACCGGGCGCTCGCTCCCATATTGCCGGAATTGCGGATATTGCGCAGCTTCTGGCTGGTGGCGCACAAGGAAACCTCCACCTATCCGCAGGTTCGCGCGATGATGAACTGGCTGCGCGATACGGTGAAGGCGGAGCAGCATTTGTTTCTGCCGCCTGCTTGA
- a CDS encoding Ku protein, whose translation MAARAYWQGQIRLALVSIPVEIYPAVKSGASISFRQIHEPSGKPVSYEKVVQGIGPVDRDDIIRGYEVSKGNYVLLEDDEIEAAKIESKRTLELVQFVEQHEIDVLYFEKPYFVVPADELAEEAYIVLREALRQARKVGLGQLSVRGREQLVALKPCGKGLVLEVLRYADEVRRAQSYFSEIGKDKPQKELLDLASALIEQKTAPFDPVEFHDRYVDALRKLIDKKAKAKGRKILEDVEEPAPSGGSNVIDLMAALKKSVGQDKGGKPAARKGGARRKRA comes from the coding sequence ATGGCCGCACGCGCATATTGGCAGGGGCAGATCAGGCTCGCCCTGGTTTCCATCCCGGTGGAAATCTATCCGGCGGTGAAATCGGGCGCCTCCATCAGCTTCCGGCAGATCCACGAGCCGAGCGGCAAGCCGGTTTCGTATGAGAAAGTCGTCCAGGGCATCGGCCCCGTGGATCGCGACGACATCATCCGGGGCTACGAAGTCTCGAAAGGGAATTATGTGCTGCTCGAGGACGACGAGATCGAAGCGGCAAAGATCGAAAGCAAGCGGACCCTCGAACTCGTCCAGTTCGTGGAGCAGCACGAGATCGACGTGCTCTATTTCGAGAAGCCCTATTTCGTGGTGCCGGCCGATGAGTTGGCCGAGGAAGCCTATATCGTGCTGCGCGAGGCCTTGCGCCAGGCGCGCAAGGTCGGCCTTGGTCAGCTTTCTGTAAGAGGGCGGGAACAACTCGTTGCGCTCAAGCCCTGCGGCAAGGGGCTGGTGCTGGAAGTGCTGCGCTACGCCGACGAGGTCAGGCGCGCGCAGAGCTATTTCTCGGAGATCGGCAAGGACAAGCCGCAGAAGGAATTGCTGGATCTCGCCAGCGCCCTGATCGAGCAGAAGACCGCGCCTTTCGACCCGGTCGAATTTCATGACCGCTATGTCGACGCCCTCAGGAAGCTCATCGACAAGAAAGCCAAAGCCAAGGGCAGGAAAATCCTGGAAGATGTCGAGGAGCCGGCGCCATCGGGCGGCTCCAACGTCATCGACCTGATGGCCGCGCTCAAGAAATCGGTGGGGCAGGACAAGGGTGGAAAGCCTGCTGCGAGGAAAGGCGGCGCGCGCCGCAAGCGGGCATGA
- the ligD gene encoding DNA ligase D — protein sequence MSRAADPLAEYNRKRDFAKTAEPAGKKASSTGGNRFIVQKHAATRLHWDFRLEVDGVLKSWAVTKGPSNDPDIKRLAVRTEDHPLAYAEFEGSIPKGEYGGGSVMLWDRGTWAPIEGKSASDIDEGHLHFTLDGERMKGEWLLVRMKGRPGEKRENWLLRKIADAEAGEGDALVERNLTSVLTGRSMDEIAADRAGEYSLQGKESGAFAEQMTKAAKRNLRQAKRNRGGRKAPSAPPKFRTPQLATLVDNVPAGNGWMHEIKFDGYRAMISVAGGKVLINTRNGKDWTAKFGPLAEAIAALDLPPCLIDGEIVAYARDGNPDFSSLQAILKRGHGQQGKADHLAFHAFDLLELDGEDLASLPNIERKERLEALLAGTEPPIHVADHVIGAGEKLFRAMCDAGQEGIISKKIDAPYRGVRTKAWTKVKCTRRQEFVIVGYSRSKAKGRVFASLLLAQNEGGKLAYKGKVGTGFDSDAMEELAGKFTRLERKTAPVEVERTEARGVTWLAPALVAEIAFAEFTAEGRVRHASYLGLRPDKEVSEVKPEKPDTLPAEQPEADVTISSRERVIFPESGQTKGDLADYYAAIAPLMLPFAARRPISLVRCPQGRAKKCFFQKHDSGSFGPHVHHVPITEKDGGTEDYIYIEDAAGILACVQMGTIEFHAWGSRSDDVEAPDRMIFDLDPDVGLDFGDVKQAASDIHTRLTGLGLTSFAMLSGGKGVHVIVPLTRGHDWETHKDFARRFAEAMALAEPDRFTATMSKAKRKGKIFIDWLRNQRGSTAVVPYSARSRNQAPVAVPITWDELKFQKNAHPFSIGDAKELLRRAEGKGLAGWGFAEQRLPEI from the coding sequence ATGAGCCGCGCGGCCGATCCCCTGGCGGAGTACAATCGCAAGCGGGATTTCGCGAAGACCGCCGAACCGGCCGGGAAGAAGGCTTCGAGTACCGGCGGCAATCGCTTCATCGTCCAGAAGCACGCCGCAACCCGCCTGCATTGGGATTTCCGGCTGGAAGTGGATGGCGTGCTGAAAAGCTGGGCCGTCACCAAGGGGCCATCCAACGATCCCGACATCAAGCGGCTCGCCGTGCGCACCGAGGACCATCCGCTCGCCTATGCGGAATTCGAGGGCAGCATTCCCAAGGGCGAATACGGCGGCGGCAGCGTGATGCTGTGGGACCGCGGAACCTGGGCGCCGATCGAAGGCAAGAGCGCTAGCGACATCGACGAGGGCCATCTCCATTTCACCCTGGATGGGGAGCGGATGAAGGGCGAATGGCTGCTGGTCCGGATGAAGGGAAGACCGGGAGAAAAGCGCGAGAACTGGCTGCTGCGCAAGATCGCCGATGCCGAGGCGGGCGAAGGCGATGCGCTGGTCGAACGAAACCTGACCAGCGTGCTGACCGGCCGCTCGATGGATGAGATCGCGGCCGACAGGGCCGGGGAATATTCGCTGCAAGGCAAGGAATCCGGCGCATTCGCCGAACAGATGACAAAGGCCGCAAAACGGAACCTAAGGCAGGCCAAGCGGAACCGAGGGGGCCGCAAGGCGCCTTCAGCCCCGCCAAAGTTCCGCACACCGCAACTCGCCACGCTGGTCGACAACGTCCCCGCCGGAAATGGCTGGATGCACGAGATCAAGTTCGACGGTTACCGGGCCATGATCTCGGTCGCTGGCGGCAAGGTGCTCATCAACACCCGCAACGGGAAGGATTGGACCGCCAAGTTCGGCCCGCTGGCAGAGGCCATTGCCGCACTGGACCTGCCGCCGTGCCTGATCGACGGGGAGATCGTCGCCTACGCCAGGGACGGGAACCCCGATTTCTCCTCGCTGCAGGCGATCCTGAAGCGCGGCCACGGGCAGCAGGGCAAGGCCGACCATCTCGCCTTCCATGCGTTCGACCTGCTCGAGCTCGATGGCGAGGACCTGGCATCCCTGCCCAACATCGAGCGCAAGGAGAGGCTCGAGGCGCTGCTGGCCGGGACGGAACCGCCGATCCATGTGGCGGACCATGTCATCGGCGCGGGCGAGAAGCTTTTCCGCGCCATGTGCGACGCCGGGCAGGAGGGGATCATCTCCAAGAAGATCGACGCCCCCTATCGCGGCGTCCGGACCAAGGCCTGGACCAAGGTCAAATGCACGCGGCGGCAGGAATTCGTGATCGTGGGCTATTCCCGCTCCAAGGCGAAAGGGCGGGTCTTCGCCTCGCTGCTGCTGGCACAGAACGAGGGCGGGAAGCTGGCCTACAAGGGAAAGGTCGGCACCGGCTTCGACAGCGATGCGATGGAGGAACTCGCCGGGAAATTCACGCGGCTGGAGCGCAAGACCGCACCGGTGGAGGTCGAGCGGACCGAGGCGCGCGGCGTCACCTGGCTGGCCCCGGCGCTGGTCGCGGAGATTGCCTTCGCGGAATTCACGGCGGAAGGCCGGGTCCGCCATGCCAGCTATCTCGGCCTGCGCCCCGACAAGGAGGTGAGCGAGGTGAAGCCCGAGAAACCCGACACGCTCCCGGCCGAGCAGCCGGAAGCCGATGTGACGATCTCCAGCCGCGAGCGCGTGATCTTTCCCGAAAGCGGCCAGACCAAGGGCGATCTGGCGGATTATTACGCCGCCATCGCCCCGCTGATGCTGCCGTTCGCCGCGCGCCGCCCGATCAGCCTGGTCCGCTGCCCGCAGGGCCGGGCGAAGAAGTGCTTCTTCCAGAAGCATGACAGCGGATCGTTCGGCCCGCATGTCCACCATGTGCCGATCACGGAGAAGGACGGGGGCACGGAGGATTACATCTATATCGAGGATGCGGCGGGCATCCTGGCCTGCGTCCAGATGGGCACCATCGAATTCCATGCCTGGGGCAGCCGCAGCGACGATGTGGAAGCGCCGGACCGGATGATCTTCGATCTCGACCCCGACGTCGGGCTGGATTTCGGGGATGTGAAGCAGGCGGCCAGCGACATCCATACCCGTCTCACCGGCCTCGGCCTTACCAGCTTCGCCATGCTGTCGGGCGGAAAGGGCGTCCATGTCATCGTCCCGCTCACGCGCGGCCATGATTGGGAAACGCACAAGGATTTCGCGCGCCGGTTTGCCGAGGCCATGGCGCTGGCCGAGCCGGACCGCTTCACCGCCACCATGAGCAAGGCCAAGCGCAAGGGGAAGATCTTCATCGACTGGCTGCGCAACCAGCGCGGATCGACCGCCGTGGTCCCTTATTCCGCGCGGTCCCGGAACCAGGCGCCGGTAGCCGTGCCGATCACATGGGACGAGCTGAAATTCCAGAAGAACGCCCACCCCTTCTCCATCGGCGATGCGAAGGAACTGCTGCGCCGCGCCGAAGGCAAGGGGCTGGCGGGATGGGGCTTTGCCGAGCAGCGCCTGCCGGAAATCTGA
- a CDS encoding class I mannose-6-phosphate isomerase: MSVLPTRMVEKPWGMDVLPPPFQAPEGQRIGEIWFEPPAEMPELLVKYIFASEKLSVQTHPSDTQTEAAGLGRQGKEECWLVIDAQPGAALGIGFASEIGAEAMRAAALDGSIEHLLVWHPVRPGDFFYIPANTVHAIGGGVGLIEVQQNSDITYRLYDYGRPRELHLEEGIAVAKGVPHDPALRRHLPEHGSLALVDGPYFRLDRVDSPPDAALAARYPGELLLIPRSGAFRVKGDRVEPGQCALAGDLADVTFDDAGSCLIAQPVKPAG, translated from the coding sequence ATGAGCGTGCTGCCGACCCGCATGGTGGAAAAGCCGTGGGGGATGGATGTGCTGCCCCCGCCGTTTCAGGCGCCCGAGGGGCAGCGGATCGGCGAAATCTGGTTCGAGCCGCCCGCCGAAATGCCCGAGCTGCTGGTGAAATATATCTTCGCCAGCGAGAAGCTGTCGGTCCAGACGCATCCTTCCGACACGCAGACCGAGGCGGCCGGCCTCGGCCGTCAGGGCAAGGAGGAATGCTGGCTGGTGATCGACGCGCAGCCCGGCGCGGCGCTGGGCATCGGCTTTGCAAGCGAAATCGGCGCGGAGGCGATGCGCGCGGCGGCATTGGACGGCAGCATCGAGCATCTGCTGGTCTGGCATCCGGTGCGTCCGGGCGATTTCTTCTACATTCCCGCCAATACGGTGCATGCCATCGGCGGCGGGGTGGGCCTGATCGAGGTCCAGCAGAACAGCGACATCACCTATCGCCTCTACGATTACGGGCGGCCGCGCGAATTGCATCTGGAAGAAGGGATAGCGGTGGCGAAAGGCGTGCCGCATGATCCGGCGCTACGCCGCCATCTGCCCGAGCATGGCAGCCTGGCGCTGGTCGATGGTCCGTATTTCCGGCTGGATCGGGTGGATAGCCCGCCCGATGCCGCGCTTGCCGCCCGCTATCCGGGCGAATTGCTGCTGATCCCGCGCTCCGGCGCGTTTCGGGTCAAGGGCGACAGGGTGGAGCCGGGCCAATGCGCGCTGGCTGGCGACCTCGCGGATGTGACCTTTGACGATGCCGGCTCCTGCCTGATCGCGCAGCCGGTCAAACCGGCGGGCTAG